The genomic region GTGGTGGTGGGGGCAGTTTTTGTACTGTTGCAGGCTGTGCTGTGTTTACCATTTGTGCATTGACATTCTGATCTCTTAGAACATCTTGAACATCGGGCTTTCGGTTGAGCAGCTCTTCTTGAAGTTTTTGCTTCACTCTCTCAACTATTTCATCTAAATTCAAGCCTGGTGGTACTATCGGGGGTGCAGCAACTAACGAATGAATCGCAGGTGCACTTTTCAATTTATATCGGTTCTGACTACGAAAAGGCTTGGGTTGTGGGTCTGTCTGGAAGTTATAATTCGGTCTTTCTGTTGTAACCTCATAGGACTGTACAATCTGACTCTGTGATTGTGCGTCGTCAGAATATTCAGCCGTTCTGTCTGACTGCTCATCACGGTCGTCTCCAAATTTGTCTTGGACTAAGTCTTCGATTTGATCAGCCAAGTTTGAGGGGCCGAATTTTTTTGCTATGCTCCGGAAATCAGCCATGTCAGCTGCGAGAAGAACATAGGTGTTCACCGTAACTAATATGGAGTAacctgaaacaaatgaatggcGCTTGAGTATGTGTTTAAAAAACttattaggtcgacctgtatgtaactatgtaacggaatctaaggtaactaattcaaccatcttccaaggatcgtagcgtcatgaaaattgacagctgtatgtagttctgatgacaatacaataatatggtactgtcgaactgatctgatgatggagccgaaAGATATGATGAACTTcgtgatggaacatcgtatcatagctgtgtttgaaCTTGATGGAAAAGTCTTGTAATGGTTTTTACGTGCATTTATAAAAgcgtgtattttctatttttctttacttttattttattctagcttaagttatatgtataaaatagttacttacatattagagaaaaatataagaaatacaTATCGCAGCTCGACTCATAAATAGaggttacatatttatttgattttatttcaccataaaatattttatcgttcAACAGTTGGAATTCGTTTAAAACTGAACTGTTTTAACACGATAAGAACTTACTTTGGTCAGTAGTACCCGATCTAAACAAATactgatgtcctcctagctacCCGATTATAGaccacagcggctgttctcatgtaaggagatcagccagctgcgcaggacatatattatagtgcataagcatttgcgcagacacaggtgcactcactattccttcactctcatagcgcgatgggacggcaattcgacaccaccggagagagatcacaagaaggaccgacatttacatgctttccgatgcacgggtgtatcaatcaccatctTCCAAGCTCAGAGCTGCTTAATGAAAATTTCTAAAAACTACAAAGTGATGTCAGTCTGACCTGGAAATAGAACCTGCGACCTCACACTGAGCAGCTGCGGTTGGCACCACTAGATCAACGAGCTTGGGCTCATAAATGAGTATGAAGATAATGAATtttaggtagtaggtacgcacTATATAACGATCAGGTATATAATTtacagaccgactgaaaactttgattgcaatcaagattttctttaaaaataaattgttcaactGAAACGGGTTATACCTACAttcataaaaactatattttgccATTTTAGTAGCAGAGTTGGTTTTggttcaaatacatatttttaacttcgcttttattaggtcgacttGTATATGTAACTATGTCATGGGATCTAAGGTAACTAAAActatcttccaaggatcgtagcgtcatggaAATTGATAATTGTATTGTGAAAGTTTTGGTATCTTATTTTTCGGTTTTCTgtatttttggaagtcggtatCTGCAAAGGGGTTTTTACGGAGTTTCTAAACATTATTCTCCATTAATGAAGCTGTAATATGCAGctatatataggtataaaagattttataagAGTGCGAAATTAGATAAATACGGGCTCAGATCAAAGAAGTACGAGCTTGTAAAGTTAGGTAGGTAGGCTATTCGAATAATGCTTAATAAAAGTTCGAAAATATATCTTAAGTCCTTTATTTCGACAAAatactaatttttaatattatttaataatacttattataCAAAACAGTACATTATTTCGTccaaaataacacattttataaaaattttaagGTTAGACTAGCTTTGCGTCTTGTTTTTGCTCCAAATTATGTTGATCGCGTTTTGTTTGCGCTCCTCACTACCCTGATTTTGTTTGGCATcatatctgaaagaaaaaaacattacaaattcTCAAATCTTCCCGTCACCAAAGTCTGAAGAACGGTCTCTAATCTATGGGTAGCGGATTGcctcgaggaggtcagataggtagtcgctctaAGCAAAATTCTTGTAACTGAATACCTTTTGACCGACCTCAAtctagctgggaaaaggctaggcagatgatattttaaatttgCTTAGGGAGACTTGCCAATAAtgataaaatgtatattaataaagttattgtctatgcaaatattatatacaggaaatatcgatttttttgtttgtttgtaggtaaagaataaacttaaaaactacagGAGTGATTTtaacaattctttcactgttttaaagctacacttttctcgagtaacataggctatattttatcccggtacgagcagtagtttcttcgggacgcgggtgaaacagtgGGAAAATGTCAAGTATTAGATAAGTTAGTTAATAATGGCTTACCATAAGACAGTTCCCTGCCGAGTCGTGGTGAGAAGTTCATGGTTCTGCCTAGCCTTGGGGAGAAGTACTTTGTTCTGCTGTCAATCTGCTCAGGGTCTTGGCGATACCTGGAGTAGAAGATAGAAAGAAGTGCTCAGTGGCCGAAGGGTTGCCTGATAGTTTATTTTGCAGATGAGAGCTCTTGGCCAAGTAACAGCCGCAAGGGTCGATCGGTTATAAGATAGAGCAATAGTTGTCGCTGTTGTCCTGTGGGTGACCATGCATCTTATCATAATGAGTTCTGActtttcggagggcacgttaaattggtaggTGTCgggtgtcatttgaacatctttggcagtcgttacgtgtagtcagaagaCAGAAGGGCTGTTAAATCGTCTCAATAacggttgcccgggtaactgtgttaaGCAGGTTACATAGAAAACTGCTCCATGTGGTACACTGGTACTACATAGGTTAAGATTGgtagccgacctcaacatagtttggaaaaggctaaacAGCTGGTCAAAGGCCGGATCATCTCcttactaatttatgagcccgatcaaGATttgaccgactaaaagttttctcTAACGACCAGTTCAAGTTagagttaaagttatggctaaagtaatgtctaaagtaaaagtaacggttaaattcaatttttctattagttttgctgtcactttagccttgaaaaaaaggaatttgaccgttacttttactttagacattactttaacttttgatgaagaaactggccgtaagactGTAAGGCTATAGATACTTACATTTCCTGGTCAGCGGGAGTGGCAGGCATATCATCAGACAGTCTCCTGCCGAGCCTGGGAGTAAACTCCACGTTTTCAAAGCTCTTGTCATCGTATGCGAGGCTTCTGCCTAGCTTCGGAGTGAAGATCACCTTCTTGGTCACTGGGGAAGAATAGGATGAGGTTTAGTTTTAATGCCTGATGTAAAAAGGAGGGTTGTTAAAGGTTTGATAGCTATATGTCTGTGGTCGGAAATGGATCTCACTGGTGCTCTTAGTTGGACGTACCGATTTTTATGCAGTTGTTTAAAGTTGAAAGCCGGTTTGCTAGTGATCTTAGGGTAAGTTTTAGTTTTAGCAAAATTGGTTGAGTAGTTTTGCTGAGAAAGTCCGACAGATAGTTACTTTCAGAAAGTCCCACAgatagttactttcgcatttattatgttaataaaggATTAGTGATTACCCAATCTATACTAAGGTTATAAGGAGGAATctattttgtttgtactctgTAGGCTCTGGAATACTggagcgatttgaaaaattctttcactggtggaaagctacactcttcccgagtaacataggctatatttcctATATCCCGGCACGGGCAATAGTTCCTACGGGACTCGGGTGAATCCGCGAAAGACAGCTAGTGATAATTCCTTACCCCTGGTTTCGGGTTCATCAGCTTGCATCTCATAAGGCAGTTGGTCGTAATAGTATTTCAAAGCATCGGCAGCTTCGAGTAATTTGAAGAATGCTTGTctgaaaatataacaaaaatattcatattaataaaaattacagtaTGTCAGAGTTCCTGTACAAAAGGGTAAAGCGTGACCCTGTTAAGGGtttacccaaagggtaaaacggtaACCTATTAGTAAGACTTcactgtccgtctgtcaccaggctgtatcttagGAACTGAGGTAGTTGGACAGTTGAAATAACACAGATATGATATGTCGTTGAGGCTATAAGAACagaggtgtttttttttaatatatatataaattggCAGTCGTAATCAGAAGACATcaagactgacaaccagtcttaacaaggcTTAGGGCATTGcccaggcaactgggttgattaggtcagatagggcagtcgctccatatagcTCCACTGTTGCATCAAACTAGACTGAAAGCCgagccaacatagttgggcaaggCTGAAAGCTAGGATGATCAAGCCTTTTATCCACCATTTCTTACTATTTGAAAAAGGTGGTAGGCAGCGGATAGATGCGGGCTACCCATAACCAGGATGGTCGGTGTTCGTTGGGGAGGGGGTTGCGtgtatgatgatgatttcataCCTGTTATCTTCGGTAGATATCCTGAGAGAGCGCTTGCCTAGTCTGGGACCGAACCAAAGGCCTAGTCGGTCGCTGTGAGCTCCACTCGCTGCGCCATCCTGTGAATATGACATGTTAAGGATTGAGTTATTATAATTAAGAGGTACATTTATCTTGATACTAGTAATATTAGAAAGCTgactagtttatttttagtgCGCTTATGTagagaactactgaaccgatttgaaaattctttcagtgttgacCCGTCTATAAAGGAAAGCTACAGTATTTTTATCCTGGTGGGTAGAAGTGGTTCCCTTGGGAGGAGGCTAAAATCGTCGGCTGAAGCTAGTTGTTTCATAATTCTGAAACTTTAGTCATGTGGACGAAACTATTTCTCAAAATACTGAATTTGGAATACAAAAtactgaatagattttaataaaattacagtaATAAATCTTAAGACCACGTTTCTATCCATATGTGGGAAGTAGTTCTTTTGGGAAGAATACTATACTACTATTTACGAATATTGTAAGgaggaaatattgttttgtcaATTTATCCCTCAAAGCTCTGAAACTTCAGGATCGATatgaaaagttctttcactgttaggaagctacactatacccgagtaacataggctatatttaaaaCGGGTATGAGACGAAGTTCCCTTCAAGATGAGGGTAAAACTTTAAGAAAGCTAgtattatacaaatattaattttaataactttctaAAACTTACCTTAACATCATTGTTATTTCCTAAAACACTGCTCGTAGTGAAAACAGCAAGGAAAACAAACAACTGAGTTTGATTGAACATCTTGGAATGAACGATGAAATTCGAATGATACTCCTGTTTGGCTGAGAAACCCTTATATAGGTACCCGAATGGAAATCTTATGTAAATCAGGGAGGATTGTGGGGAAAAACGGTAGCTTTCTATTCATATTAAAAGGTCTATTTTTAATGGATTTCGGATTTTACGTGTTAAATTGTAGTGTGGAGCAGGAATCCCCTTTGTGAAACCTGATTTGTAAGGCGTAGggttgtaatttttaattatgaattatattattttatacaaaaaataagatttaataaAAGCCTAAAATGTTGCAAACTCGCTGACTtcagatcatcatcatctcccgagtcttttcccaactatgttggtgtcggcttccagtctaaccggctgcagctgagtaccagtgatttacaagaagcgactgcctatctgacctcctcaacctagttacttGCTAATTTCAGATATACATCCCATATGGTGTACTGT from Helicoverpa armigera isolate CAAS_96S chromosome 31, ASM3070526v1, whole genome shotgun sequence harbors:
- the LOC110382821 gene encoding PBAN-type neuropeptides, producing MFNQTQLFVFLAVFTTSSVLGNNNDVKDGAASGAHSDRLGLWFGPRLGKRSLRISTEDNRQAFFKLLEAADALKYYYDQLPYEMQADEPETRVTKKVIFTPKLGRSLAYDDKSFENVEFTPRLGRRLSDDMPATPADQEMYRQDPEQIDSRTKYFSPRLGRTMNFSPRLGRELSYDMMPNKIRVVRSANKTRST